Proteins found in one Lysinibacillus fusiformis genomic segment:
- a CDS encoding G5 domain-containing protein, translating to MKTYIKIISLFLVIVLIVGFFVPSFVLNDTVFAKEGPESSTIGGIEINDVKTSDLATTLQNAISEWQGEEIEIVSDGISKTIDPKQFVFDTSAAIAQYEMLTKKPWYAFWQKEKIVHIPIPVTVNEVITQQIDEAGIWDTDKTLQKLILQASYLKEHKVEAVINEDSMQTEERIAFQIAELPANSQGVAKIIPLLNDVNLVPNQSISLLTLLGEQAGVVNDAGLDFVASILYSVILQTDYEILERHSQEINPSYLQQGIEADINAALVKDLQFINRSEQLGKMKASMEGNQLKIEVFAAAKDKDITVRVSKDKIVKPRIIYRYSEDLKAGQERVEQEGKEGSRVEVYRSIVENGATEEQFISRDYYAPQNRIVTRSSQEPVTITTPTQNVGAGTSDPDLEVDLDGNGLPDVKPSTPEETKQEDGPEIVYGYYDKGGNFVQTSP from the coding sequence ATGAAAACATACATAAAAATAATTAGCTTGTTTTTGGTAATTGTTCTAATTGTGGGATTTTTTGTTCCATCATTTGTGCTAAATGACACAGTTTTTGCTAAAGAAGGTCCCGAATCTTCAACCATTGGAGGGATTGAGATCAATGATGTGAAAACATCAGATTTAGCCACAACTTTACAAAATGCAATCTCAGAATGGCAAGGTGAGGAAATAGAAATTGTTAGTGATGGTATTTCCAAAACCATAGACCCAAAACAATTTGTTTTTGACACATCAGCAGCTATTGCTCAGTACGAAATGCTGACAAAAAAGCCTTGGTATGCATTTTGGCAAAAAGAGAAAATTGTTCATATTCCCATTCCTGTTACCGTTAATGAAGTAATTACACAGCAAATAGATGAAGCAGGTATTTGGGATACAGATAAAACACTTCAGAAATTAATCTTACAGGCCAGCTATTTGAAGGAGCATAAGGTTGAAGCCGTGATCAATGAAGATTCCATGCAAACCGAGGAAAGGATTGCCTTTCAGATTGCCGAGCTACCAGCAAATAGTCAAGGGGTAGCGAAAATCATTCCGTTATTAAATGATGTTAATCTTGTTCCAAATCAATCAATCTCGTTGCTTACACTTTTAGGTGAACAGGCTGGGGTTGTCAATGATGCAGGTTTAGATTTTGTCGCGTCTATCCTATATAGTGTCATTCTTCAAACGGATTACGAAATTCTTGAAAGACATTCTCAGGAAATCAATCCAAGCTATTTACAGCAGGGAATTGAAGCGGATATCAATGCAGCATTAGTAAAAGACTTACAATTTATTAATCGTTCCGAACAGCTTGGTAAAATGAAAGCATCTATGGAAGGTAATCAATTAAAGATAGAAGTTTTTGCAGCAGCGAAAGACAAGGACATTACAGTTCGCGTCAGCAAGGATAAAATCGTGAAGCCACGAATTATTTATCGCTATTCGGAGGATTTAAAAGCTGGACAAGAACGAGTGGAGCAAGAGGGTAAAGAGGGTTCAAGAGTGGAAGTGTATCGTTCCATTGTAGAGAACGGAGCAACAGAAGAACAATTCATTAGTAGAGATTATTATGCACCTCAAAATCGAATTGTTACGCGTTCATCGCAGGAGCCTGTTACGATCACAACACCTACTCAAAACGTAGGGGCAGGAACATCAGATCCTGATTTAGAAGTGGATTTAGATGGGAATGGCTTGCCTGACGTGAAACCTTCAACACCAGAGGAAACAAAGCAAGAAGATGGACCAGAAATTGTCTATGGCTACTATGACAAGGGTGGCAATTTTGTACAAACAAGTCCATAA
- a CDS encoding type IV pilus twitching motility protein PilT: MTAYSIVELLTRAFEEKASDLHLTKDIPPVYRIHGQLEHYGTVPLETEDLKEMVKVILPVHKQQEFEDKGETDFNFSLPGKCRFRVNAYHQRNEVTIAARLIEAKIPSIEALNMPQVLYKLAEKPQGLILVTGPTGSGKSTTLAAMIDHINETRSKHIITLEDPIEYLHTHKKSVINQREIGVDTMSFANGLRASLRQDPDIILVGEMRDYETISTAITAAETGHLVMATLHTSSAPTTIDRIIDVFPPHQQSQIRVQLANVLQGIVSQRLFVRKDVKGRIAATEILVQAPAISNLIRNEKIHQIPSVMQTSKALGMHTLEYSMQHLITTGKISLEDARPYMNAGDYS; the protein is encoded by the coding sequence ATGACAGCATATTCAATCGTTGAATTATTAACACGTGCATTTGAAGAGAAAGCATCGGATCTACATCTAACAAAAGATATTCCACCAGTATATCGTATTCATGGGCAACTGGAGCATTATGGCACAGTGCCGCTAGAAACAGAAGATTTAAAGGAAATGGTAAAGGTCATTCTCCCTGTCCATAAACAACAGGAGTTTGAGGACAAAGGTGAAACTGACTTTAACTTTTCATTGCCTGGGAAATGTCGATTCCGTGTCAACGCATATCATCAGCGAAATGAAGTAACGATTGCGGCTCGTTTAATTGAGGCTAAAATTCCTTCTATTGAAGCGCTCAATATGCCACAAGTGTTATATAAGCTTGCGGAAAAACCACAAGGCTTAATTTTAGTGACTGGCCCAACAGGCTCAGGGAAATCAACTACCTTGGCAGCAATGATTGATCATATTAATGAAACGAGATCAAAACATATTATTACGTTAGAGGATCCAATCGAATACTTGCATACACATAAGAAATCTGTCATCAATCAGCGTGAGATTGGTGTCGATACGATGAGCTTTGCAAATGGTTTACGTGCATCACTACGTCAGGACCCAGATATTATTTTAGTCGGGGAGATGCGAGATTACGAAACCATTTCAACGGCTATTACGGCTGCTGAAACAGGGCATTTAGTCATGGCTACACTTCATACAAGTAGTGCACCAACAACGATCGACCGTATTATAGACGTATTTCCACCACATCAGCAAAGTCAAATTCGTGTGCAGCTTGCGAATGTACTGCAAGGTATTGTTTCTCAGCGTTTATTTGTACGTAAGGATGTAAAAGGGCGTATTGCTGCGACAGAAATTTTAGTACAGGCACCTGCCATCTCGAATTTAATTCGTAATGAAAAAATCCATCAAATTCCAAGTGTGATGCAGACAAGTAAAGCATTAGGTATGCACACATTGGAATATTCGATGCAACACCTAATTACGACGGGTAAGATTTCACTAGAGGATGCACGACCATATATGAACGCTGGTGATTATAGTTGA
- a CDS encoding type II secretion system F family protein: MTIFRYSGRTKTGAPKKGIIEAPNKKVAMEKLRAQGINARELQESNSILHKDIAFGTKVKHQEFVIYCRQYATLIRAGVPVVEATHILGEQTRSKPLKRALMQVEEDIRNGMAFSDAAGKHPKVFPLLFVNMMRAGEATGNVDDTLDRLASTLEKQYNIKKKIQSAMTYPAILSLLTLVVGMFLMVFIVPTFMDAFKEMNLEMPLITVIVVGISDWLIQFWYLVILGLLVLVVGLHYFYKNNKEFHYAVNVFLLRMPIFGQLLQKDIIARMTRTLSTLFSSSVPILQALTIVEKVGGNPVMGKVVLEARDNLEKGGTLSEPLEKSWLFPPLVTQMTSIGEKTGSLDYMLEKIADFYEEEVNRAVDTMKSLIEPLMIVVLALVVGVIVAAIFLPMFQLYENM; encoded by the coding sequence TTGACGATATTTCGTTATAGTGGTCGTACCAAAACAGGAGCACCTAAAAAGGGCATTATCGAGGCACCGAATAAAAAGGTAGCCATGGAAAAGCTTCGAGCACAAGGAATTAATGCACGAGAACTTCAGGAATCAAATAGCATTTTACATAAAGATATTGCTTTTGGGACAAAAGTGAAGCACCAGGAATTTGTTATTTATTGTCGGCAATATGCGACATTAATTCGTGCGGGCGTTCCTGTCGTTGAAGCAACCCATATTTTGGGTGAGCAAACGCGGAGTAAACCACTGAAACGAGCATTGATGCAGGTTGAAGAGGATATTCGAAATGGGATGGCATTTTCAGATGCAGCAGGTAAACATCCAAAAGTGTTTCCATTGCTATTTGTCAATATGATGCGTGCTGGTGAGGCTACAGGAAACGTCGATGATACATTAGATCGTCTTGCAAGCACACTAGAGAAGCAATATAACATCAAGAAAAAAATTCAATCTGCCATGACCTATCCAGCGATTTTATCACTTTTAACACTGGTGGTTGGTATGTTTTTAATGGTGTTCATTGTGCCAACCTTTATGGATGCATTTAAAGAAATGAATTTGGAAATGCCGTTAATAACGGTCATTGTAGTAGGTATTAGTGATTGGCTCATTCAATTTTGGTACCTTGTGATTTTGGGACTATTGGTGTTAGTAGTGGGCTTACACTATTTCTATAAAAATAATAAAGAGTTTCATTATGCCGTCAATGTATTTTTACTGCGTATGCCAATCTTTGGACAGCTGTTGCAAAAGGATATTATCGCGAGAATGACAAGAACCTTGTCAACACTCTTTAGCAGCTCCGTGCCAATTCTACAAGCCTTAACAATTGTAGAAAAGGTTGGTGGTAATCCAGTAATGGGTAAAGTAGTACTGGAAGCCCGCGATAATTTAGAAAAGGGTGGCACATTATCAGAACCACTTGAAAAAAGCTGGCTATTTCCACCACTTGTTACACAAATGACATCAATTGGTGAGAAAACAGGGTCCTTGGATTACATGCTTGAAAAGATAGCTGACTTTTATGAAGAAGAGGTAAATCGTGCCGTCGATACAATGAAGTCACTTATCGAGCCTTTAATGATTGTGGTATTGGCCTTAGTTGTAGGAGTCATTGTAGCGGCTATATTCTTACCAATGTTCCAACTATATGAAAATATGTAA
- a CDS encoding DUF2339 domain-containing protein gives MSVELERRIAKLEEEMADLRQELSLLKGSQSAEKINTLDARQSMIKQSEPIKPKPVLESKPIPTKVTEKEVQPQPSMEERVMWALPKVFMVILVMGVLWGLKLVSDYGYLSNGVKIILAYALSVGLAVIAYALERRKVGSTAITISLYGGAFIVGILTTAASAILYEIIGLTPALGITLLYIAYGIAISYLKKNEALTVFVAFTSLLLPYLLEYMDFSAVIILLFVIVLFAALQWVIYQHKQKLALYIATFFSVLAVSVVAFMNSDQQVVFALGLIAILAIYYAIWCLLYNAQSKWKPLHIGVQFSLGSFSLLLLNLIIRSLENGEMLLLILIVLFGALAFYSYRQKWQEVLDSAVTLAFITFCNMILLLNIPNKVDDLLYPLIAFAGVMMSLRIRASIMKVVTSLSLVMTFTLNFFFHEPSPFFSIDHLSLFMPIIYFIIIYLYARRPKETLSPFEKVMKDLYVIDILAVVTTGYFLAYISKLDTVYFAATNDIPYMVCIVLAALFTGSLFVEETYKGRALTPVLGAFFLLVSLMIGTRLSMLESFNSITRLIYIAVIVAIIVDVLVKGIIYRLYEERLGKYVDAIVSGGIVLTMISIWGLIHQFTYNNVLDWKLSIALATITLFLTASVSLWISSTHHLKTLRTTGFIILVIAFIKLIFFDLSALDLLIRAILFITIGGIGMLLSGRLLRKKE, from the coding sequence ATGTCTGTTGAATTGGAGCGAAGAATTGCTAAGCTTGAGGAGGAAATGGCAGATTTACGTCAGGAGTTGTCTTTATTAAAAGGCTCACAAAGCGCTGAAAAAATAAATACTCTTGATGCCAGACAGTCGATGATCAAGCAATCAGAACCAATAAAACCAAAACCAGTACTGGAGTCGAAGCCTATCCCGACTAAAGTAACGGAAAAAGAAGTGCAACCACAGCCATCGATGGAGGAACGTGTTATGTGGGCACTTCCAAAAGTATTCATGGTTATTTTAGTAATGGGCGTACTTTGGGGTCTAAAACTTGTAAGTGATTATGGTTATTTATCGAATGGCGTGAAAATCATCCTTGCCTATGCACTATCGGTAGGGTTAGCGGTTATAGCCTATGCACTAGAACGTAGAAAAGTAGGCTCAACGGCGATAACGATTTCTTTATACGGTGGGGCATTTATTGTTGGTATTTTAACAACTGCAGCGAGTGCCATTTTATACGAAATCATTGGTCTTACCCCAGCACTAGGCATTACGCTACTTTATATAGCCTATGGTATCGCCATTAGCTATTTGAAGAAAAATGAAGCACTAACTGTTTTTGTTGCCTTTACATCATTATTACTGCCTTATTTACTAGAATATATGGATTTTAGTGCCGTCATTATCTTACTATTTGTGATTGTCTTGTTTGCTGCATTGCAATGGGTCATTTATCAGCACAAGCAAAAGCTAGCCCTTTATATTGCCACATTCTTTTCGGTGCTAGCGGTGAGCGTTGTAGCGTTTATGAATAGTGATCAGCAAGTAGTTTTCGCACTTGGTTTGATTGCGATTTTGGCAATCTATTACGCAATTTGGTGCCTACTGTATAATGCACAATCAAAATGGAAGCCGCTTCACATCGGTGTCCAATTTTCTTTAGGCTCATTTAGTTTATTACTGCTGAATCTGATCATTCGTTCTCTTGAAAATGGAGAAATGCTACTCCTTATCTTAATAGTTTTATTTGGAGCACTAGCGTTTTATAGCTATCGTCAAAAATGGCAGGAAGTATTGGATAGTGCTGTGACACTTGCGTTTATCACCTTCTGCAATATGATACTTCTATTGAACATACCGAATAAAGTGGATGATTTATTGTATCCACTGATTGCATTTGCAGGTGTGATGATGAGTTTACGAATACGTGCAAGTATAATGAAGGTCGTCACTTCGCTTTCTCTTGTGATGACATTTACACTAAACTTTTTCTTTCATGAACCGAGTCCGTTTTTCAGCATAGATCATTTAAGCTTATTTATGCCAATCATCTATTTCATCATTATTTATTTATATGCAAGACGTCCAAAAGAGACACTCTCACCTTTTGAAAAGGTCATGAAGGATTTGTATGTAATCGATATTTTAGCAGTGGTCACAACTGGCTATTTCTTAGCCTATATTAGCAAACTAGATACCGTTTATTTTGCAGCAACAAATGACATTCCATACATGGTGTGTATCGTATTAGCTGCCTTATTTACTGGCTCTCTATTTGTAGAGGAAACCTATAAAGGACGTGCTTTAACGCCAGTTCTCGGCGCATTTTTCCTACTAGTCTCCTTGATGATTGGCACGAGACTGTCAATGCTGGAAAGTTTCAATAGTATTACTAGATTAATTTATATAGCAGTCATTGTAGCAATCATCGTGGATGTGCTTGTAAAAGGAATTATTTATCGATTGTACGAGGAGCGTCTAGGGAAATATGTGGACGCCATTGTAAGCGGTGGTATCGTGCTCACGATGATTTCAATATGGGGGCTAATCCATCAATTCACGTATAATAACGTGCTTGATTGGAAGCTAAGCATCGCCCTTGCAACCATTACATTATTCTTAACAGCCAGTGTCTCACTATGGATTAGTTCCACACATCATTTAAAAACACTGCGCACAACAGGCTTTATTATTTTAGTCATCGCATTTATTAAGCTAATTTTCTTTGACTTATCTGCCCTTGATTTATTGATTAGAGCTATTCTGTTTATTACCATTGGTGGTATTGGGATGCTGCTGTCGGGTAGGTTGTTGAGGAAAAAGGAATAA
- a CDS encoding GspE/PulE family protein: MAMKPGRKRLGDLLVESGVITADQLEYALTTKMKNEKLGDFLIKENFLTEQQLIEVLEFQLGIPHISLNQFSISPELLQLIPAELAKRTNIMPIRKEKNKLFIAMEDPMDYFAIEEVRMTTGCQIETSIAAKDDLYRTITKYYDLQESMDAAMLDLAATSTETQDEIENEDSPIVRLVNQIIANGVAQRASDIHFDPQETELRVRYRVDGVLRTERSLPKHMQNVVLARIKIMGNLNITENRIPQDGRIKTNVNFRPVDIRLATLPTVYGEKVVMRILDLTNSANDIDKLGFSASNEALFRKMIAHPNGMMLITGPTGSGKSSTLYAALSHLNEEGVNIITVEDPVEYQLDGINQIQVKEEVGLTFAVGLRSILRQDPDIVMVGEIRDLETAQIAIRASLTGHLVLSTLHTNSAIESISRLHDMGIEPFLLSSSLVGIMAQRLVRKVCRDCAEPYVFTSRELEILEENGVEGVTHGKKGRGCPACNHTGYRGRMAIHEILPVDRQIKDMILNRVGDSVLRDYMNEKGFHTLLVDGLLKVVAGKTTTSEILRVASAD, encoded by the coding sequence ATGGCAATGAAGCCAGGGCGTAAACGTTTAGGGGATTTACTGGTTGAATCAGGTGTTATCACAGCTGACCAGCTAGAGTACGCATTAACTACTAAGATGAAAAATGAGAAGCTTGGAGATTTCCTTATTAAAGAAAACTTCCTAACAGAGCAGCAGCTTATTGAGGTCTTAGAATTCCAGCTGGGTATTCCTCATATAAGCTTGAATCAGTTTTCAATTAGTCCCGAATTATTACAGCTAATTCCTGCGGAGCTGGCAAAGCGGACAAATATTATGCCGATTCGCAAAGAAAAAAATAAATTGTTTATTGCAATGGAAGACCCGATGGATTATTTCGCCATTGAGGAAGTTCGTATGACGACGGGCTGCCAAATCGAGACAAGTATTGCAGCAAAAGATGATTTATATCGGACGATAACAAAATACTATGATTTGCAGGAATCAATGGATGCGGCCATGTTGGATTTGGCTGCCACAAGTACGGAAACACAAGACGAAATTGAGAATGAGGATTCACCTATTGTTCGTTTAGTGAATCAAATAATTGCCAATGGTGTCGCACAGCGCGCAAGTGATATCCATTTTGATCCACAAGAGACAGAGCTACGTGTCCGCTATCGAGTAGATGGTGTGCTTCGTACTGAACGATCCTTGCCCAAGCATATGCAAAATGTCGTATTGGCTCGTATTAAAATTATGGGTAATTTAAATATTACAGAAAATCGTATCCCACAGGATGGACGTATTAAAACCAATGTTAATTTTAGACCTGTCGATATACGTTTAGCCACATTACCAACAGTCTATGGTGAAAAGGTTGTTATGCGTATTTTAGATTTAACCAATTCAGCCAATGATATTGATAAATTAGGCTTTAGTGCAAGTAATGAGGCACTTTTTAGGAAAATGATAGCCCATCCAAACGGTATGATGTTGATTACTGGTCCAACAGGCTCAGGGAAGTCCTCTACGTTATATGCGGCACTTTCTCATTTAAATGAAGAAGGCGTCAATATTATTACGGTTGAGGACCCAGTGGAATATCAATTAGATGGTATCAACCAGATACAAGTAAAAGAGGAAGTCGGCTTAACATTTGCGGTAGGTTTACGATCGATTTTACGACAGGATCCTGACATTGTGATGGTGGGGGAAATTCGTGACCTTGAAACAGCTCAAATTGCTATTCGTGCTTCACTAACAGGCCATCTAGTGTTAAGTACGCTGCACACTAATAGTGCCATAGAATCTATTTCAAGACTACATGATATGGGAATTGAGCCATTTCTACTATCCTCTTCCCTTGTAGGAATCATGGCGCAACGTCTTGTACGTAAAGTTTGTCGTGATTGTGCTGAGCCATATGTATTCACTTCTCGTGAACTTGAAATACTTGAAGAAAATGGGGTGGAGGGCGTAACGCATGGAAAAAAAGGTCGTGGATGTCCTGCCTGCAACCATACAGGCTACCGAGGGCGTATGGCGATTCATGAAATCCTCCCTGTTGATCGCCAAATAAAGGATATGATTTTAAATCGTGTTGGTGATAGCGTTCTACGTGATTATATGAATGAGAAAGGCTTCCATACCTTATTAGTAGATGGATTACTAAAGGTTGTAGCTGGCAAAACAACCACATCAGAAATATTACGTGTTGCAAGTGCAGACTAG
- a CDS encoding pilus assembly PilX N-terminal domain-containing protein, translating to MSKQIKNQRGSALALALFLVVIISILGISLLSVSSNSLKQVDYERKDQAVFYIAEAGVNLAKEEVKFKLRKIEDDAIQEMTNWITDQNIYRKANKLPKLTKQMAMQHYVDVVLKKEFDKAIDEGYFSDTSFTISTDKVASIKLQPTSVDFKVKIISSGAIDSARKRVVDQEIKLIPSLYINLDDGDDEEDGNGNVTPPTVPGGWENHTVLTSGDIVFTSSGEIHGDTSLKYGNIIFNNYSGKILTENGSTGGNINIDSTKQSITPYNQQQKKEWHYPKTILPPLAIDPKSFLPNDFWKSTTDKLNQLSILPLLPKYTLPNKVDLVSNGLLSTENPNGDLKNNATFNLTSDTHLSKIRITSNRTITINVNSEANLLVDDFDMEQGTINVTGNGKLNLYVKKFTALKSDIGFNANTADPSKVNFYYVGSSQFTLNSITPFYATLFNQSANMSLGASSKVYGNIISGGSKITFSGNTPSTGQYVIAPNAEFIIDGSASIRGSVVADSINFIGNGRIYKGSNLPPLPPGVGPSDDFEELPNPDGRRLPLEEGSIIEN from the coding sequence ATGAGTAAACAAATTAAAAATCAACGAGGTTCAGCGCTTGCGCTTGCGTTATTTTTAGTTGTGATTATCTCAATCCTTGGTATTTCTTTACTCAGTGTCTCTTCTAACAGTCTAAAACAAGTAGACTATGAGCGAAAAGATCAGGCGGTGTTTTATATTGCTGAGGCTGGGGTTAATTTAGCTAAAGAGGAAGTAAAATTTAAATTAAGAAAAATTGAGGATGACGCAATTCAAGAAATGACGAACTGGATTACTGATCAAAATATTTATCGTAAAGCTAATAAATTACCAAAGTTAACAAAGCAAATGGCAATGCAGCATTATGTAGATGTTGTTCTAAAAAAGGAATTTGATAAGGCAATTGATGAGGGATATTTTTCTGACACATCGTTTACTATCTCTACAGATAAAGTAGCATCTATTAAGCTACAACCAACAAGTGTAGATTTTAAAGTCAAAATCATTTCATCTGGGGCCATTGATTCTGCTAGGAAGCGTGTAGTTGATCAAGAAATCAAACTTATACCTTCCCTATATATTAATTTAGATGACGGTGATGATGAGGAAGATGGCAACGGTAATGTTACTCCACCTACTGTACCTGGAGGTTGGGAAAATCATACCGTTTTAACATCTGGAGATATTGTATTTACTAGTAGTGGCGAAATTCATGGGGACACATCTTTAAAATATGGGAATATTATTTTTAATAACTATTCAGGCAAGATTCTTACTGAAAATGGTTCAACTGGTGGAAATATCAATATAGATAGTACAAAGCAATCAATTACCCCTTATAATCAACAACAAAAGAAAGAATGGCATTACCCTAAAACAATATTACCACCACTCGCCATTGACCCAAAAAGCTTTTTACCGAATGATTTTTGGAAAAGTACAACGGATAAATTAAACCAGTTATCAATACTTCCATTATTACCAAAGTATACATTACCTAATAAAGTAGATCTAGTTTCTAATGGTCTATTATCAACTGAAAATCCTAATGGCGATTTGAAAAATAATGCAACATTCAATTTAACATCAGATACACATCTATCTAAAATTAGAATTACTTCCAATCGAACAATTACTATTAACGTAAACAGTGAAGCAAATTTATTAGTAGATGATTTTGATATGGAACAAGGAACTATAAATGTTACAGGGAATGGAAAGTTGAATTTATATGTAAAAAAATTCACTGCGCTTAAATCTGATATTGGCTTTAACGCAAATACAGCAGACCCTTCAAAAGTAAATTTCTATTACGTAGGCTCATCACAATTCACTTTAAATAGTATTACACCATTTTATGCAACATTATTTAACCAAAGTGCTAATATGTCGTTGGGTGCGAGCTCTAAAGTATATGGTAATATTATTTCAGGAGGAAGCAAAATCACTTTTTCTGGGAATACACCTTCTACAGGTCAATATGTTATTGCACCAAATGCTGAGTTCATTATTGACGGGAGTGCTTCTATTAGAGGTTCAGTTGTAGCTGACTCCATTAATTTCATTGGTAATGGTAGAATTTACAAGGGCTCTAATTTACCTCCTCTCCCACCGGGTGTAGGACCATCTGATGATTTCGAAGAATTACCTAATCCTGATGGTAGAAGATTACCTCTTGAAGAAGGCTCTATTATAGAAAACTAA
- a CDS encoding prepilin-type N-terminal cleavage/methylation domain-containing protein — protein MGNRLKNEKGLTLVELLAVIVILAIVAAIAVPAIGNVIDNSRYKALKADAINVIHAAQFYFMEHPSADPWQEVKVRKLVSEGYLDSAGKILEADKENQYANVQFMNGVYYFSAHAIYYSSGKYINFDNATLQHIADDIRKGSKGTGGKCIGRDCAASP, from the coding sequence ATGGGAAATAGGCTAAAGAACGAAAAGGGTTTGACATTAGTCGAGCTTTTGGCAGTCATTGTTATTCTAGCTATCGTTGCTGCCATTGCAGTTCCTGCTATAGGTAATGTCATTGATAATTCACGTTATAAGGCATTAAAGGCAGATGCTATCAATGTCATTCATGCCGCACAGTTTTATTTTATGGAGCATCCAAGTGCCGATCCATGGCAAGAGGTCAAAGTGAGAAAATTAGTATCCGAGGGTTATTTAGATAGTGCAGGTAAAATATTAGAGGCAGATAAAGAAAATCAATATGCTAATGTCCAATTTATGAATGGGGTCTATTACTTTAGTGCTCATGCAATTTATTACAGCAGTGGAAAATATATTAATTTTGATAATGCCACCTTACAGCATATTGCAGACGATATTCGCAAGGGCAGCAAGGGAACTGGTGGCAAATGTATTGGGCGAGATTGTGCAGCTTCGCCATAA
- a CDS encoding type IV pilus modification PilV family protein yields the protein MKKYLKNNQGMSLIEVVAALLIIGIVLISFFGLLVQSNKTTHKSNDIMDATYAAQEKMEEIYNVSGGAISYKELAGGYTLDEENPGTSLSSLPTNQVYKYLPHEEDRFTYYLTLETFPAGDTYKNAVYVHLEVIENSTNSKATMENVYILGGAKDEVAPK from the coding sequence TTGAAAAAATACCTTAAAAACAATCAAGGCATGTCTTTGATTGAAGTTGTCGCAGCCCTTTTAATAATAGGCATTGTGTTAATTTCATTTTTTGGCTTACTCGTTCAGTCAAATAAAACAACGCATAAATCAAATGATATTATGGATGCTACTTATGCGGCACAAGAAAAGATGGAGGAGATTTATAATGTGTCTGGTGGAGCTATTTCTTATAAAGAATTAGCAGGGGGCTATACATTGGATGAAGAGAACCCTGGAACATCCTTGTCTTCTCTACCGACTAACCAAGTGTATAAATATCTACCACATGAAGAAGATCGTTTTACTTACTATTTAACATTAGAAACATTCCCTGCAGGTGACACTTATAAAAATGCGGTTTATGTGCATCTAGAAGTTATTGAAAACAGTACAAATAGCAAAGCAACTATGGAAAATGTGTATATACTAGGGGGTGCAAAAGATGAAGTGGCTCCGAAATAG
- a CDS encoding PulJ/GspJ family protein, with product MKWLRNSKGLTLFEVLTVVVILAIVSMLSISIVTTATKQQLEQSTHNRDIKDLSFALKIITKDFRKSDDLKTEPDETTDPPTELHILRLGEEIVSTYRLENNQIIRNSNGSEEVIAYKISDFTIRGGKIEIISEDGRTATTDITQRRGK from the coding sequence ATGAAGTGGCTCCGAAATAGCAAAGGCCTTACATTATTCGAAGTGCTTACAGTCGTTGTTATTCTTGCTATCGTATCAATGCTGAGTATTAGTATTGTAACAACTGCTACAAAACAACAACTCGAGCAAAGTACACATAATCGTGATATTAAGGATTTATCTTTTGCATTAAAAATAATTACGAAGGATTTTCGGAAGAGTGATGACCTTAAAACAGAACCTGATGAAACAACAGACCCTCCGACAGAATTACACATATTACGGTTAGGTGAAGAAATTGTATCAACTTATAGATTAGAAAATAATCAAATTATTCGAAATTCAAATGGTAGTGAAGAAGTCATTGCTTATAAAATTTCCGACTTTACGATCCGCGGAGGTAAAATTGAAATTATAAGTGAAGATGGTCGAACAGCTACAACAGATATTACTCAAAGGAGAGGAAAATAA